The genomic segment ttaacaaaaaaaaaatttcttttcccAAAAACATTAACACATTCGCAAATTCAATAAAtcccttcaatttgtttttttaacttggattacaatataaaaaaagaactcGAAGGACACTTTTACTGGACAAATCCAATATTATTgaaccataaatattaaaaaaatgtcgGTCGGTCCATTACTCTTAAAGTCCAGCCTCTAAAATACCCATTTACGGAGATGTTGGAACTTCAATACATTGCAATAAATTATATGATATATCATATAATGAGCGTACGATATGATAATTGGCCAGGCCAGAGCAGTGTGGTAGCCGTCAGCACGTGTCTTATTTTGTGGATGGGTCCCTCTCACGTGCTTATCTTAACGGAGTCTCCAAGAAAGAAAAGTCCTTTTGTGacttgtgattttttatatatattttaagccCTTTCACACCTCCTTTTTCATTTCTGCGTGCCCTGCTGTCTCTCTGGCCACACTATTGCTTTTTtaagtattaatatattaaattattttttttattttatagattttatttaaaaataatataaaaatataaaaaatttattttttttataatactatgtgagaatataataataattattttttaaaatacttttttactcgaaaatatattaaaataatatttttattttaaaaaaattatttataatattatctcattaaaatgatagaaaaacgcttaaaaaattaattttaaacaaataaaaaaattaatgtttttaaaaaatactttaaaaatgcaaaaaataaaagctcGGACTTTTAGAGGGTGTTTAAGAATATGGgtaggttgttttttaaagttttttttactcaaaaatacatcaaaataataatttttttatttttaaaaattatttttaacatcagcgcattaaaatgatctaaaaatattaatttaaaaaaaataaaaaatacttttaaaatataaaaacaaacaaaacagtaTATTCAGACTCCgttacaaactaaaaaaacggTGCTTAGACAACAAGGCAAAGCAAGGTGTAGAGCACTTGCCAGCTAAATTGAGAATTAAAGAATAATAGTGTTAAAAGAATATGTAAAATGCTTTATTCCATCACAAATAGTAGCCTCGGCCGAGAGTGAGGTATGAGATCATGGACACCACGTCATCAATTTTGGTAGATTCTAATAATTTAGTTGTTCAATGGAGTAGAAATTTGGGTGGAGGAGAAGGACTTGGATCTTGAGATTATTATGCGCAAGGATCCGTGGTGTTGGCGTGTAGCCTAGGGCATATACTCATGATTAATTTCAGAATCTTTTCACTCAGGTTAGGCCAGTCTCCGGCTACCACCACCAGTATAAAATCCTCGCCTGCCGTCGAGATTTCATCGTTTCAGACCACACGAGTCTAGGtttaagaaagaataaaaagaataactTGTCCTGTTCCGTTTAAAATCCAAGtcatgataaaattttattaaaattcaggtcttaactttatattttttatttggcaaATCAATATAAGACTCGATTGATATGAGattaaaatcaaactcaatttaaaaaaattaaaaatcagatTGATCTGACAAGTTAACTTGTATATTTCATATATCAACCatatctaaataatataaacCACATTATCACACTATAAAACAGACAAAATCCTTTTTAAGCAAATCTTCACCCTTTAAACTTCAATGAAGGTTGTTGACATAAAACTTGCAAAACAAAGCCCTATGAAATGtgaaaattaaaagtatttataGGATGAGGTTTTTTAGTGGTTGAAGTATAGATTGGTTAAAGTGTCTTTGTAAATAGCTTATTTCTTCAATGTTAAGGTAAACTTTCTTGATAAATGCTTTTGGGTACTTGTAAAAAATCCTATTTTTTGGTGTTCGAGGACCCCTGTGATAAAATTAGCAACTTAATAGAGAAAAAGAGTAATAAATACACTTAAAGAGATTTAAATTCTAagattttagttgttcttgtgtTAAATCtgtatctttttaatttaaggaaaaacttgtattttacTTAGAAGTTTAAGGGGTATTTATAGCCcataaatcttgtttttttcttaggtAGAGAGACTGAAGAGTAATTTTATCATTGACAATATTTACTAGGAACAAAATATGCATCACATAAGCATTAACAGGGAAgaatatctcttacacaaacATAAATGAGCATTAATGAAGAACGATATCTCCTACACAAGTATTAATAAGCTTTAATGGAGAAGGATATTGACGATGTCCCAAAAAATCCAAATAGCCTAGGAATAGAGCTCCCGGGTTGGATAATAGGTTAATCAATTTGTCTTAACAATatcgtttattttttctagttaaggTAGTTAATAACTTATATTTAGTATTTGGTAGACCAATGTGGTTTATGATTAGTATCTGtaaaatgtcattttttatgGAGATGAGGACTCTCTGATAGTAAAGTAAGTAActtgtaaagagagaaaatgcaacgatattttagagagacagacttgaaaatatatatgctagAAATGTTGAGAATGAAGAGATTGTGAATCTTTGTTTTGAATGTCTCATAATGTATTTATAGTTTATAAGCTTTGTCCTTTTGTGAAGAGGAGGGTTTGGAGTGTAATTTTATCCTTGTAATATTTTAAGTTGTATTCTgctcaaaaaaatatgtattgaatcaatattaaaaaatgagagACCTGTATAGGGTCtcgaaattttttttcctagtgaGTGTTGGGTTTAAACAAAGTGCTCGAGCCCACAAGAGGTGAAAGTAGATCCGGACGCACTGTCTTATAGACTGGGTCTGGCATGAAAGCTCAAGCCCATAAGAGATGAAAGTAGGTTTGAGAGGGTTGCTTAGACTCAAATACGTTGGGCTCGAGCGTGACAACCCAAACCCACAAGAGGTGAAAATGGATTCAGGGGCACTGCTTAGACCCGAACATGTTAGGCTCGGGGTCCGAGCCCATGAGGAATGAAAGTGGGTTTAGAAACGTTACCTCAACCTAAACATGCTAGACTCAAATGTATTAGAAGTGAGAAAATAATCTAGACATGTTGTCTGAATCCAAACATATTAAGTTTAGGATACGCTATTGACCCCATAAGGATGCTGGGATACACGCTCGACCCTAAAAAATGCTGGACATGCGCCTTACATGAGCTAAGATAGTAATTCAAGCCCAGACTCCTTCAATAATGAGACCATGCTATCATATCTAAGCTCAAATTACAACAATACTCTTCACCGTTAGATTGCAAGCAAATCTTCACCATTTAAAAAACTTgcgatgtatttttttttaaaaaaagcccTAGCTAGAGTCCATGAACCGTGTCCCATAATTATCAAAATCATGACTCGTCATGCTGACATTGTAAGTGAGCACATCGGCAAAGCAGAAGTTGTCAAGTTTCATGGCATCATCGCCATAATGACagcaaaaataatttcagaCCTGTTCAAGGAAGTTCACATCACGGGCCTTGACCATGCCATGAACTTCAAAGGGCGACTTGAATCTCGGCTCGAATGATTTGCCCTCCAAATGGCCTGCCTCAGATGCCTCTACAGCAAAAGCCAGCGGTTCCCTTGAAGCCACGCATCTCCCTCCCCAGCTTGGATATTTAATACTCTTCACAAGTggtcaattcaataattttcatGTCTGGGTTTTTATATAACAAGGGTGATCTAGACCCTTGAAGCCACAAATATAGAAGGGACAATAAACTTTAACTTGTTCCTATCTGTCTTTGAATCTATAAAGTAAattattcttcaataaaaataataaaatgtataCTTGAATTATTTGTTGTTATCTAGATGGATACTAATAAGTATTTTTGAATTAGCTTCACGGGTTATCTCATACTAGAAagataacatatttatttttatttttatgttttaaaagtgttttttaaaattttattttattttattttattttaatttttttatattcttgtattgtttgatatattgatattaaaaataaatttttaaaaaataaaaaaatattatttcaatatattttcaagtaaaaaacacttttgtaataatttaaaaaaattaagaactcaaaatttaaatgaaagacAATTATATCAATTAAAGACCTCATCGCATGGCCctcattcatatatatatatatatatatatataacaacaacTCAAATTAATGATGTTTCATTagctattttataaaatttattttaaaaacataaataaatataaaggggAGAGAATGTAATATATTCactagaattgtttttttttagttatatttctCAAGTGAATTTATAGaagtaactaataaaatattagtaaTTACTCCGTATAAAATTACTCGATTCATCCGAGATCATTGATTTGAGCTTCTAAAAACCCTAATAGCCTAGCAAGTATCAAATTGGGCATGAGATGTCCAAGTCGCCAATCCCTTGGCCGAATTTGACAATTGTGCTCTCAAATTAtagagtgtatatatataatcagcCATTCCTTAAGGGCAAGCTTCTCCCACAATTGTCAACTTCCTCCAGTGAGCAGATGTTGACGGTGGCAAGGCATGAAATGTCCAGTTTCACGGCATCACCACCACAATTTCAGATTTGTTAAGGGAAGTTGACATCATGGGCCTTGACAATGCCAGGACCTTTCAAGGGCAAGCTTGAATACTTGGCCTGGTTGATTTTCCCTCTATACAaatggctcttttttttttttaaaaaaaatttcccaGCTGGGTGGTCTCAATTTTCAGAATTACTTGAaggtgtatttttatatatggaatatttaattagtaattgaatccCTATAGctgaataaattaatcaattagtcTTTGTAGcatcataaataattaaatagtccATTGACTAAGATAGATCCACCATCCATAATTTAGtagttttttaaatcaaatttgcccatattacctaattttattttatttttttagttttaaataaagggaaaaacaaaataaattaaagaaaaacaccaTCTATGTAATAAAtctggtcctttttttttccttattccaCTCAACTCTTTCAAAAGTTTTTCCTATGATCTAAATATTCCAATATTCTTAACTTCTATGTTTGCTGTAGAGGTTTATCTTGACTACaaactcaaataattttttttaatataaagtatTAAGATGCTATTTGTGGTCATTAAGTGAGTTctgttatttttaacatgatttttttttcatagttctTATTAATGTATATTATTCAAGGTCATCTATTTCAtagcaaataaatattttatttctactaATACTAAATATTATGGACAAGTtcgtgataatattttatcatgcGCATgcgcgcgcatatatatatattgtatttttactCTATTAAAATCAACATTCTATTATCATAGTTTAGaattaacttggaaaaaaacttgaatctagattaattgtttttattaaaataatcaagattaaATGGATTACTCAaatcattataaatttaatcGGATCagtaatattttatcaaattaatattttatttaattctatttaaaattcaCTCAAATCAAGAAAGGTTTTCTAATAtgtaaaaatccaaaataatgaATATCAGATCGATCACTTTTACTCTATTCTACTCATAACACAGcagaaagaagaaattgaaagtctTTTCACTCCTCGGACttctaagaaaaacaaaagggggcatttaaaaaaaaaccatgtgaaagTGTTATAAAAAGtgaaatcaaagaaatatatatatatataaaagaattaaatgaaaaggGGCATTATAGGAAGTGAAGAGAACTGTAACGGCTAGTTAGACTTGTACAATTGGATGAAGATCTtgggggaaagaaaaaaaaaaaccagcacgCTCCCCGAAGCAGTAGCCTCCTCTCCTTTAACCACATTTTCTACTTTCTTCCTTACAGTGCACACACTTTCCTTACTTAGAAGAAATCTAGTACTGCACTAGGGTTTCTTGTCTTCTCCTTAGAAGAGAACAggggattttttttccaagtgtaCAAGGTTCACTGTTAGCAACAATGAACATCTTCAAGAAGAAAACTTCTCCTAAAGGtactgtttttgttgttgtaaatAATATGTTTAAAGTGGCTTTTGTTTTAGATTGGTGATAGTGTTGtaaatttttgaactttttcaGTTTTGGTGAAGTAGAGGATGTTTTTTGCTTATTTGGGATTGTGTTGCTGTTAAAATGTTAATGATTCTGTTGTTTGCTTTGAGTTTTGGAGTGGAGGATCAGGGTTTGATTTGTTGGATTTGATAGTTTTGAAGCTTAGTTTGCGTGAAATTAATGAAGGATTGTTTGAATCCAACAGAGGCTCTCAGGACTAGCAAGAGAGATATGGTGGTTGCTACTAGAGGTATTTGTGGTTGCTTTTCCTTGAAGgatcaaaattttgattaattgttaCCTGGGTCAATTGGTTTAACAGTATAGTTGGAAACTTTCTGTGTTAAATAGTGGCAAAGCTATTATGGGTTTTTGTTTGTCTTTGATTTCTAGGTATTGAACGTGAAATTGCATCACTTCAACTGGAGGTATGTTGATGTTGCTTTTTTGCAATGGTTTTGGATGGAATTTACTAccaggtctttttttttttaatttctttttctaaattgtACTTTGTAATGCATTTTTAGGAGAAGAAATTGGTGGCAGAGATAAAGCAAACAGCAAAAACTGGAAATGAGGCAAGTCTATTTATTCTTCGGTGTAGTGGTTAAATGGTTCATGGATGAGAACAAATATAAACATGACCTATTATGAATCTATGATCAGTTATTATCAATCTTGTGCctttttgatttgttatgaAGCATCATTTGACATCGTGGAAAAATTGTCCACTTTAAGAAGTTGCAGATGCATCATTGAGGTGaaatgagataaaataattttagagtttAGGGAATGAGAGTTTAGGGAATGAGATGGTTTGTGATAACTTAGACTGTTCAGTGAAAATTGCTCAAGAAATTTGAGTAATCTGTAGTTGCTGCATAAGTGTGTGCTGCATAATCCATGCAAAGTTAACATGGTTTGTTCGAAGTCATAGCTTGGAGTTGTTGAGGATGTCTTCTTGGATAGCTTCTTGATAATGTAAGACTTTTGCTCGATACTTAGGCTGCTACTAAAATCTTAGCCCGGCAACTTGTTCGACTTCGGcaacaaataacaaatttgCAGGGGAGTCGTGCCCAAATCAGAGGTGTTGCTACTCATACACAGGTAACTTTCTGTCTGCACAATCTAGTTTGTAAGTTTAGAAGGATCTGCAGGGTTGTCCTTGTTGTCTGATGTTGATGCCCTggtctttattttatgttcacAGGCGCTGTATGCCAGCACTTCAATCTCCACTGGAATGAAAGGTGCAACTAAGGCAATGGTGGCTATGAACAAGGTATTAATAGTGATGCAACCGTAgtataatagtttttattacTAAACCTATCCTATTTATGAGACAGGTATTCATAGAAAACCATAATTCCATAAACCCATGTCTTATTGGAAGAGACGCTTCAAACTGGAAGTCATTCATACTCTATGTAGTGCTTGATATAGTATCATGTTCAGCAGTTACATACCCTTCAATGCACTTAAGTGTTGGCTATGGTTTGTTAGAGATGACATAGGAGACATTTCATAGTGCAAGTTATgatctattattttcttctactTCATTGACTGAGAGGCGTTATAAGCATGAGCCATTTAAACTGTATTGTAGTAGACAATACTGTAACATTTTCAATGGTGCACTTGTCGATTGGTTTGTACGGTGTTGACAGAAAGAGATGTCAAAAATagcgtaaaaataaaaatgagagtATTGGATGACCTAATGTTGTGTTCCGGTGCTGCTTTGCAGTAGAAAGGTGCACAACAGGGCTGGTTGCTTAGATTACAGTGTGTTCATCAAAGTGCTCACATAATCCATTGAGCTTGTAGTGCTCATTGTGGAGGCTAATCTCCTGAAATATGTTTAAGCATTCTTTACAGTCGACTGGAGTATATCAATACCTTGTTTTTTTGACAGCAAATGGCTCCTGCAAAACAAGCTAAAGTGATCAAAGAGTTCCAGAAGCAGTCAGCACAAATGGATATGACGGTAATCCTATGTTTTGTTTCTACAACATTtcattttttcctataaattcCTGTGTGTAAGTGGAATTCCCATACTTCTTCTAGCAATCAAATGATTATTCTTAGATAAAAAAGTTTGGAGGAGACAATGCACACACAAccattttgccttttttttttttgactaatCAGAGTGA from the Populus nigra chromosome 9, ddPopNigr1.1, whole genome shotgun sequence genome contains:
- the LOC133703070 gene encoding vacuolar protein sorting-associated protein 2 homolog 2 codes for the protein MNIFKKKTSPKEALRTSKRDMVVATRGIEREIASLQLEEKKLVAEIKQTAKTGNEAATKILARQLVRLRQQITNLQGSRAQIRGVATHTQALYASTSISTGMKGATKAMVAMNKQMAPAKQAKVIKEFQKQSAQMDMTIEMMSEAIDETLDKDEAEEETEELTNQVLDEIGVDIASQLSSAPKGRIASKNAPPNAVTSPESTNVEDLEKRLASLRRI